The following proteins are co-located in the Vigna angularis cultivar LongXiaoDou No.4 chromosome 2, ASM1680809v1, whole genome shotgun sequence genome:
- the LOC108328308 gene encoding probable protein phosphatase 2C 4: MGNLIGNLCLCSSGDRSGRFENRASFLSKQNQNSLGNSICYVRPDTCRFSSEAFSDDDDTLITFRSVSSATVSANTSATPSTSLDDSLQHSTVLDSSASFESSGSFTSTLVPFQHQHVHRGFSLGRCAERGLYWGPRDHVMNDEGSIEKDSSGVAMNKGKGSRRLWKKVLSKISIGGMSIFKKNDNTNARVSCSTSLSAETSLDGVEVDDNYLDSDVLMGCENLHWAQGRAGEDRLHIVICEDHGWVFVGIYDGFNGPDATDFLLNNLFYAVNDELKEMLYGPNKFELKDSDSLELREKVLFRGNGVVYGCCSSGDNRENYPIENGELNLECVSEGVEGMNEINSERVDLSHSDVLQALSESLRKTEDVFMRTAEEMIGQNPVLAMMGSCVLVMLMKGQDLYLMNVGDSRAVLATHSGESLQLTEEHSTHVKEEVYRIRREHPDDPLAVTRGRVKGRLSVTRAFGAGFLKQPKQNNAVLEVFRVSYIGESPYITCFPSLQHHKLNPNDKFLILSSDGLYQYFTNEEAAAKVESFITMFPDRDPAQLLIEEALGRAAKRAGLEFHELLDIPQGERRHYHDDISIVIISLEGKIWRSLV; this comes from the exons ATGGGTAACCTAATCGGCAACCTCTGTCTCTGTTCCTCCGGCGACCGCTCCGGAAGGTTCGAGAACAGAGCTTCCTTCCTTTCCAAGCAAAACCAGAACTCCCTCGGAAACTCTATTTGCTATGTGAGACCCGACACGTGTCGTTTCTCCAGCGAGGCGTTTTCTGACGATGATGACACCCTCATCACTTTCCGGTCCGTTTCCAGCGCCACAGTGAGTGCAAACACGTCGGCGACGCCTTCAACTTCGCTCGATGATTCACTTCAACACAGCACCGTTTTGGATTCCTCTGCCTCGTTTGAGAGCTCTGGCTCCTTCACTTCCACCTTGGTCCCTTTTCAGCATCAACACGTTCATCGTGGATTCTCTCTGGGAAGGTGTGCGGAAAGAGGGTTATATTGGGGTCCTCGTGATCATGTGATGAACGATGAAGGATCCATCGAGAAAGATTCTTCCGGGGTAGCAATGAACAAGGGAAAGGGAAGTAGAAGACTTTGGAAAAAGGTTCTGAGTAAGATTTCCATTGGGGGAATGtctattttcaagaaaaatgatAATACTAATGCCAGAGTAAGTTGCAGTACTAGTTTGAGTGCCGAGACGAGTTTGGATGGTGTTGAGGTTGATGATAACTATTTGGATAGTGATGTGTTGATGGGGTGTGAGAATCTTCATTGGGCTCAAGGGAGAGCTGGTGAGGATCGTTTGCATATTGTGATTTGTGAGGATCATGGTTGGGTTTTTGTGGGGATTTATGACGGGTTTAATGGCCCTGATGCCACTGATTTTCTTCTCAACAATTTGTTTTATGCTGTGAATGATGAGCTCAAGGAGATGTTGTATGGTCCCAACAAGTTTGAGCTCAAGGATTCAGACTCTTTGGAGCTGAGGGAGAAGGTGTTGTTTAGGGGAAATGGAGTGGTTTATGGTTGTTGTTCTTCAGGTGATAATAGAGAAAACTATCCAATAGAAAATGGAGAGTTAAATTTGGAATGTGTGTCAGAAGGAGTAGAGGGAATGAATGAGATAAACAGTGAAAGAGTGGATTTGAGTCACTCGGATGTGTTACAGGCTCTTTCAGAGTCACTGAGGAAGACTGAGGATGTATTCATGAGGACTGCTGAAGAGATGATTGGTCAAAACCCTGTGTTGGCTATGATGGGTTCTTGTGTTTTGGTGATGTTGATGAAGGGTCAAGATCTTTACCTGATGAATGTGGGAGATAGCCGTGCTGTGTTGGCCACTCACAGTGGGGAATCTCTTCAGCTCACCGAGGAGCATAGCACTCACGTGAAAGAG GAGGTTTACAGAATCAGGAGGGAGCATCCTGATGACCCTTTAGCAGTAACCAGAGGCCGAGTGAAGGGTCGCTTGAGTGTCACAAGGGCTTTTGGGGCAGGGTTCCTTAAGCAG CCTAAGCAAAACAATGCAGTATTAGAGGTTTTCAGAGTGAGCTACATAGGGGAATCTCCATACATCACATGTTTCCCTTCACTCCAGCACCACAAGCTCAATCCAAATGACAAGTTCCTCATACTGTCTTCAGATGGACTTTACCAATACTTCACCAATGAAGAAGCAGCTGCCAAAGTAGAGTCATTCATCACCATGTTTCCTGATAGGGATCCTGCACAACTTCTCATTGAAGAAGCTCTGGGTCGAGCAGCAAAAAGGGCTG GTTTGGAGTTCCATGAGCTGCTTGATATTCCACAGGGGGAACGCCGTCATTACCATGATGACATTTCTATTGTCATAATCTCCTTAGAGGGAAAAATATGGCGTTCATTGGTGTAA